One genomic segment of Synechocystis sp. LKSZ1 includes these proteins:
- a CDS encoding RICIN domain-containing protein: MLKSLQIGLLGLGGILASVFPSLITLSQPANFPKESYRLQTQFTGKNKCLDIINDGNNNQLTMADCGNYSGQFWSIKPAGDRKSYRLQTQFTGKNKCLDIVNDGNNDQLTMADCGNYSGQFWSIKPAGDRKSYRLQTKFTGENKCLDIINDGNNNQLTMADCGNYSGQFWKIF; this comes from the coding sequence ATGCTAAAAAGCCTACAAATAGGGTTACTAGGTCTAGGAGGAATTCTAGCTTCAGTTTTTCCATCACTAATTACCTTATCCCAGCCTGCCAATTTCCCAAAAGAATCTTATCGTTTGCAGACACAGTTTACAGGCAAAAATAAGTGCTTAGATATTATTAATGATGGAAACAATAATCAGCTAACGATGGCAGACTGTGGAAACTATTCTGGACAGTTCTGGAGTATTAAACCTGCTGGAGATCGCAAGTCTTACCGTTTGCAGACACAGTTTACAGGCAAAAATAAGTGTTTAGATATTGTTAATGATGGAAACAATGATCAGCTAACCATGGCAGACTGTGGCAATTATTCTGGACAGTTTTGGAGTATTAAACCTGCTGGAGATCGCAAGTCTTACCGTTTGCAGACAAAGTTTACAGGCGAAAATAAATGTTTAGATATTATTAATGATGGAAACAATAATCAACTAACTATGGCAGACTGTGGAAATTATTCTGGACAGTTCTGGAAGATTTTCTAG
- a CDS encoding ATP-binding protein — MLEIAKEDILSRLQFDNPWWETGCEGKVIYEDTPRRKYFEAFSQNILDTSVRRATVLMGPRRVGKTVMVYHTIRLLLDSGISAVNILYVSLETPIYTGLPLERILKYFQELFNHDRNSRLFVFFDEIQYLREWEIHLKSLVDSFPICRFVATGSAAAALRLKSTESGAGRFSDYILPPLTFAEYLMFIGKENELIETNVHDSEDSSYPSKMYEFVSKDIDRLNEIFIDYLNFGGYPEAVFSETIRQDPGQYIKSDIIDKVLLRDLPSLYGISDIQELNRLFTTLAYNSGNELSLEGLSQSSGVAKNTIKRYLEYLEAAFLIRRVERIDQNAKKFKRAVCFKVYLTNPSMRAALFGQLETDSKAMGAMTETAIFSQWQHSKIIELYYARWKTGEIDIVHLDAAHQSPSWIVEVKWSDRPHSTPSELDNCTEFLKKNPGISQPILVTSKTIRDPNFLYKDIRFRFEPASLYAYALSANILRNIDNKVKRSRARSLPLE; from the coding sequence ATGCTCGAGATCGCAAAAGAAGATATCCTCTCCCGCCTTCAATTTGATAATCCTTGGTGGGAGACAGGCTGTGAGGGAAAAGTAATCTATGAAGATACGCCACGGCGCAAGTACTTTGAGGCTTTTTCTCAAAACATCTTGGACACAAGTGTGCGTCGAGCAACCGTCTTGATGGGACCTAGACGTGTTGGTAAAACTGTCATGGTCTATCACACTATCCGTCTACTCTTAGATTCTGGCATTAGTGCGGTAAATATTTTATATGTCTCTCTTGAAACTCCAATTTATACAGGGCTTCCATTAGAGCGAATACTTAAGTATTTTCAGGAACTATTCAATCACGATCGCAATTCGAGGCTATTTGTCTTTTTTGACGAAATTCAATACTTGCGTGAGTGGGAAATTCATCTAAAATCTTTAGTTGATTCATTTCCAATCTGTCGGTTTGTCGCTACTGGCTCTGCTGCTGCTGCTCTAAGGCTTAAAAGCACTGAGTCTGGTGCTGGTCGATTCAGCGACTATATCCTGCCACCGCTAACCTTTGCTGAATATTTAATGTTTATAGGAAAAGAAAATGAATTAATAGAGACAAATGTCCATGACTCTGAAGATTCTAGTTATCCATCCAAGATGTATGAGTTTGTGTCTAAGGATATTGATCGGTTGAATGAGATTTTTATTGATTATTTGAACTTTGGTGGATATCCAGAAGCTGTCTTTTCTGAAACAATTCGACAGGATCCTGGGCAATATATTAAAAGCGATATCATTGACAAAGTTTTACTGCGAGATTTGCCAAGCCTTTATGGAATTAGTGATATTCAAGAACTAAATAGACTTTTCACAACCCTGGCGTATAATTCAGGCAACGAATTAAGTCTAGAGGGGTTATCGCAATCCTCTGGTGTAGCAAAAAACACTATCAAACGTTACCTCGAGTATCTTGAGGCTGCATTCCTAATCCGCCGAGTAGAGAGAATTGATCAAAACGCTAAAAAGTTTAAGAGAGCAGTTTGCTTTAAAGTCTATTTAACCAATCCATCAATGCGCGCCGCGCTATTTGGTCAGCTTGAAACAGACTCTAAGGCGATGGGAGCCATGACTGAAACCGCTATTTTTAGTCAATGGCAGCACAGTAAAATAATTGAGCTTTACTACGCACGATGGAAAACTGGAGAAATTGATATTGTACATTTAGATGCTGCCCATCAATCACCTTCTTGGATAGTTGAGGTTAAGTGGAGCGATCGCCCTCATAGTACACCTTCCGAACTGGACAACTGCACAGAATTTTTAAAAAAGAATCCCGGCATATCTCAACCGATCTTGGTGACAAGTAAAACTATTAGGGATCCCAATTTTTTATACAAAGATATACGATTTCGCTTTGAGCCCGCTAGTTTATATGCCTATGCTCTCAGTGCAAATATATTGCGAAATATTGACAACAAGGTTAAGCGATCTCGTGCCAGGTCACTACCTCTTGAATAA
- a CDS encoding photosystem I assembly protein Ycf3 has protein sequence MPRTQRNDNFIDKSFTVMADIILKILPTNQKAKEAFVYYRDGMSAQAEGEYAEALENYQEALTLEDNANDRSYILYNMALIYASNGEHERALESYHQAIELNPQMPSALNNVAVIYHYQGERAKEAGHEEEAEALFDKAAEYWKQAIRLAPNNYIEAQNWLKITGRSEIDVFF, from the coding sequence ATGCCCCGGACGCAACGGAACGATAACTTTATTGATAAAAGCTTTACGGTGATGGCAGATATCATCCTCAAAATTCTGCCCACCAACCAAAAAGCCAAGGAAGCCTTTGTTTACTATCGAGATGGGATGTCCGCCCAGGCCGAAGGGGAATACGCCGAGGCCCTGGAAAATTACCAAGAGGCCCTGACCCTAGAAGACAATGCCAATGACCGCAGTTATATTCTCTACAACATGGCCCTGATCTACGCCAGCAACGGCGAGCACGAGCGGGCCCTAGAATCCTACCACCAGGCCATTGAACTCAATCCCCAAATGCCCTCGGCCCTCAATAATGTCGCCGTGATCTACCACTACCAAGGGGAACGGGCCAAGGAAGCCGGTCATGAAGAGGAGGCCGAGGCCCTTTTTGATAAAGCCGCTGAATATTGGAAACAGGCGATTCGACTGGCTCCGAATAATTACATTGAGGCCCAAAACTGGCTTAAGATTACCGGCCGCTCTGAAATCGACGTTTTCTTCTAA
- the gatC gene encoding Asp-tRNA(Asn)/Glu-tRNA(Gln) amidotransferase subunit GatC, whose amino-acid sequence MLDQAQVHKIAHLARLEITPEEEAQFAPQLSAILDYFEQLEALDTTDVAPTTRAIELHNITRPDTQATYPDRQGLMHNAPEPEGDFFRVPQILSTDEA is encoded by the coding sequence ATGCTCGACCAAGCCCAAGTCCATAAGATTGCTCACCTGGCCCGCCTAGAGATTACCCCCGAAGAAGAGGCCCAGTTTGCCCCCCAACTCAGCGCGATTCTGGATTATTTTGAACAACTTGAAGCCCTAGATACAACGGATGTGGCCCCGACAACGCGGGCAATTGAACTCCACAATATCACCCGGCCGGATACCCAAGCGACTTACCCAGACCGCCAGGGCCTGATGCACAATGCCCCGGAGCCCGAAGGCGATTTCTTCCGAGTACCCCAGATTTTGAGTACGGATGAAGCGTGA